A genomic window from Flavobacterium johnsoniae includes:
- a CDS encoding two-component regulator propeller domain-containing protein, producing MKNFVLCLFLLLGLSPVGYSQDYPVKFLDISDGLSNNSIISIYQDNEGFMWFGTYDGLNRYDGYNFKVFRNRINDPKSLSFNTIYNVEGDSKNNIWVGGTNGICVYDKKKAIFHPVRYRQSDKKTELLQGIVHQMRSVSDNLVLVASQKLGLLAFQNGSFVGNQVPLKALENKININNYDAVAIQENKEKSGCWIYVRNVGVCSYNYRTKDLKIVFPLSIEVKAMKLATDGNLLLGTDEGLFLLNTKTGSVSDNYFSNKCSVTDVLIDKKGKTWVTTDGCGIFYIDQKTKKLLFYNEQLAKSNSVWSLYEDKTGNKWFGSLRGGISMLSDTPKYFKSIKYNSKNPADNFILSFCEDEKNNVWVGTDGAGLKYWNRKNNTYTDYENLLPSTFITGIVRDDNNDIWISTWAGGVNKVQKSNNSLTHYACYNPFTKQIEKNIWFVFKDSKSNIWASATNEGSLYFLDRKTDSFVLFDKSIENLQCMFETSDGKLWAGNYTSLLSIEKNTRKITKKAIGNPIRCIYEDKDKNLWIGTQEGGLLLFDRKTNTFKRLTINDGLPSNTILRLLEDKYGNLWMSTYNGICRYDKKSKTFRNFSINDGLQSNQFSFNAGIKLSSGEFLFGGINGFNVFYPEAIKGFNQKNNVLLTDFYVNNQLIEESKAEVDIDSDKVKDVSLEYDQTTLSLEFVALDYNNSDKINYAYFLEGWDEQWNYVGQIRKANYSRLPEGKYTFKVKTTNFKGGWNKEVSLVSITVLPPWYRTWWAYTLYLAAIGGILFLYLDYNKNKEKLKYKVKIAELESKKEKEIAEKQASMFTYISHEFRTPLSLIINPLKKAVQKEIVENGSSGSDLAIAHRNARRLLSLVDQLLLLRKAENDADSLRLSPINVNYLSNEVYQCFVNQAKEKQISYNLNIPSNEIIIIGDYEKVEISLFNLMSNAFKYTPIGGEINLTITENDKEVFLEITDSGDGIDKKDIDVIFEKFKQINSKVSVGTGFGIGLYIVKYFVDKHKGSVTCSSETGKGSTFKLAFLKGRNHFEDAEITNEKPQRSQLFDELIPDEIEEPTIVNLVLESDFKKTMLTEKRTVLIIDDNAEIRTYLIKLFSTNYIVYSAENGEEGLKLTKKHMPDLVISDITMEEMDGLELCRKIKEDNALSHIPVILLTASKNPETHLQGINEGADDYITKPFDDDILTARVESLLKNRHNLRAYFLDSITLKENTQKVPVEYQQMLKKCIDIVEANIHKKDFTIRTFALEMGMSHRTLYTKIKIISGQTLNAFIRSLRIRRAAMLMLTEEMNIAQASAEVGFEDPKYFRQQFVKLFGMTPSEYIKKYKSSFNSDLNIIK from the coding sequence ATATCAGATGGTTTGTCTAACAATTCAATCATTTCTATTTATCAAGATAACGAAGGTTTTATGTGGTTTGGAACTTACGATGGCCTAAACCGATATGACGGATATAATTTTAAAGTCTTCCGAAATCGAATCAACGATCCAAAATCATTGTCCTTTAATACCATTTATAATGTTGAGGGAGATTCTAAGAATAATATTTGGGTTGGAGGAACTAACGGAATCTGTGTTTACGATAAGAAAAAAGCAATATTTCATCCAGTTCGTTATAGACAATCAGATAAAAAAACAGAATTACTTCAAGGCATTGTACATCAAATGCGTTCAGTTTCTGACAATCTTGTTTTAGTTGCTTCTCAAAAATTAGGATTATTAGCTTTTCAAAATGGCTCTTTCGTTGGAAATCAAGTTCCGTTAAAAGCATTAGAAAATAAAATCAATATTAATAATTACGATGCTGTTGCCATTCAAGAAAACAAAGAAAAATCTGGATGCTGGATTTATGTTAGAAATGTTGGAGTCTGTAGCTATAATTATAGAACTAAAGATTTAAAAATAGTTTTCCCACTTTCTATAGAAGTAAAAGCCATGAAATTGGCAACTGACGGAAATCTTTTGTTAGGAACAGATGAAGGTCTTTTTCTTTTAAATACTAAAACGGGTTCTGTTTCGGATAATTATTTTTCAAATAAATGCAGCGTAACCGATGTCTTAATAGACAAAAAAGGGAAAACTTGGGTTACAACCGATGGGTGCGGGATTTTTTATATCGATCAAAAAACTAAAAAACTTCTTTTTTATAACGAACAGCTGGCAAAAAGCAATTCAGTTTGGAGCCTTTACGAAGATAAAACTGGAAATAAATGGTTTGGTTCACTTCGCGGCGGAATCAGTATGTTAAGCGATACGCCAAAGTATTTTAAAAGCATCAAATACAATTCAAAAAATCCAGCCGATAATTTTATTTTGTCTTTTTGCGAAGACGAAAAAAACAATGTTTGGGTTGGTACAGATGGTGCAGGATTAAAATATTGGAACAGAAAAAATAATACTTATACAGATTACGAAAATTTACTTCCAAGCACTTTTATTACAGGAATAGTCCGTGATGATAATAATGATATTTGGATTTCTACATGGGCGGGAGGAGTCAATAAAGTGCAAAAAAGCAATAACAGTTTAACGCATTATGCATGTTATAATCCATTTACAAAGCAGATAGAAAAGAATATCTGGTTTGTATTTAAAGATTCAAAATCAAATATTTGGGCAAGTGCAACAAATGAAGGTTCGTTATATTTTTTAGATAGAAAAACAGATAGTTTTGTGCTTTTTGATAAAAGTATTGAAAATCTGCAATGCATGTTTGAAACTTCAGACGGAAAATTGTGGGCAGGAAATTATACTTCGCTTTTATCTATTGAAAAAAATACTAGAAAAATCACCAAGAAAGCCATCGGAAATCCAATTCGATGCATTTACGAAGATAAAGACAAGAATCTCTGGATAGGAACACAAGAAGGAGGTTTATTATTGTTTGATCGAAAAACGAACACTTTTAAAAGATTAACAATAAATGATGGTTTGCCGTCAAATACTATTTTAAGATTACTCGAAGATAAATACGGAAATTTATGGATGAGTACGTACAATGGAATTTGCCGCTACGATAAAAAAAGCAAAACTTTCCGTAATTTCTCTATAAACGATGGACTTCAGAGCAATCAGTTTAGTTTTAATGCCGGAATAAAACTTTCTTCTGGAGAGTTTCTTTTTGGAGGAATTAATGGTTTTAATGTTTTTTATCCAGAAGCGATAAAAGGTTTTAATCAGAAGAATAATGTTTTATTGACTGATTTTTACGTTAACAATCAATTAATTGAAGAAAGTAAAGCCGAAGTTGATATTGATTCAGATAAAGTAAAAGATGTGAGTTTAGAATACGATCAAACTACATTATCTCTAGAATTTGTCGCATTAGATTATAATAACTCAGACAAAATTAACTACGCTTATTTTCTTGAAGGCTGGGACGAACAATGGAATTACGTCGGACAAATCCGAAAAGCAAATTACTCGAGACTTCCAGAAGGAAAATATACTTTTAAAGTAAAAACAACCAATTTTAAAGGCGGATGGAATAAAGAAGTCAGTTTGGTTTCGATAACAGTTTTACCGCCTTGGTACAGAACTTGGTGGGCTTATACACTTTATTTAGCAGCAATTGGCGGCATTTTATTTTTGTATTTAGATTATAATAAAAACAAAGAAAAACTAAAGTATAAAGTCAAAATTGCCGAACTAGAAAGCAAAAAAGAAAAAGAGATAGCTGAAAAACAGGCATCTATGTTTACCTATATTTCGCATGAATTTAGAACGCCGCTTTCGCTGATTATCAATCCGCTGAAAAAAGCGGTTCAAAAAGAAATTGTTGAGAATGGTTCTTCAGGAAGTGATTTGGCAATTGCGCACCGAAACGCAAGAAGACTTTTAAGTTTAGTAGATCAATTACTTTTATTGCGAAAAGCAGAAAATGATGCCGATTCTTTACGATTGTCTCCAATTAATGTTAATTATCTTTCAAATGAAGTGTATCAGTGTTTTGTTAATCAGGCGAAAGAAAAACAGATTTCGTATAATTTAAATATTCCATCTAATGAAATTATAATTATTGGCGATTATGAAAAAGTAGAAATTTCTCTTTTTAATTTAATGTCTAATGCTTTTAAATACACACCAATTGGAGGAGAAATTAATTTAACGATTACTGAAAATGATAAAGAAGTTTTTCTTGAAATAACCGATAGCGGAGACGGAATCGATAAAAAAGACATTGATGTTATTTTCGAAAAATTCAAACAGATTAATTCGAAAGTTTCTGTTGGAACTGGTTTCGGAATAGGACTTTATATTGTTAAATATTTTGTTGACAAACACAAAGGTTCTGTAACCTGTAGCAGCGAAACAGGAAAAGGAAGCACTTTTAAATTGGCATTCTTAAAAGGAAGAAATCATTTTGAAGATGCTGAAATAACAAACGAAAAACCGCAGAGAAGCCAATTATTTGACGAATTAATTCCAGACGAAATTGAAGAACCAACAATTGTCAATTTGGTTTTAGAAAGCGATTTTAAAAAGACAATGTTAACTGAAAAACGCACTGTTTTAATTATTGATGATAATGCAGAGATTCGAACATATTTAATCAAATTATTTTCGACAAATTACATCGTTTATAGTGCAGAAAATGGAGAAGAAGGATTAAAATTGACCAAAAAACACATGCCAGATCTCGTTATTAGTGATATTACTATGGAAGAAATGGACGGCCTGGAATTATGTCGAAAAATTAAAGAAGACAATGCTTTATCTCATATTCCAGTTATTTTATTGACAGCTTCAAAAAATCCTGAAACACATTTGCAAGGAATTAACGAAGGTGCAGACGATTATATTACCAAACCTTTCGATGATGATATTCTAACTGCGCGTGTCGAATCTTTACTCAAAAACCGTCATAATTTGCGTGCTTATTTCTTAGACAGCATTACGCTAAAAGAAAATACGCAGAAAGTTCCCGTAGAATATCAGCAGATGCTGAAAAAATGTATTGACATTGTTGAGGCAAACATTCATAAAAAAGATTTTACGATTCGAACGTTTGCTCTTGAAATGGGAATGAGCCACAGAACGCTTTATACTAAAATCAAAATTA